One region of Salvelinus namaycush isolate Seneca chromosome 3, SaNama_1.0, whole genome shotgun sequence genomic DNA includes:
- the LOC120043813 gene encoding 40S ribosomal protein S25-like, whose product MVSGKCSKGKVRDTLNNLVLFGKATYDKLLKEVPNYKLITPTIVSERLKVRGCLARAALQELLSIGMIKLVSKHRAQVIYTRGTEEGEGAEKEEEKEGEDTV is encoded by the exons atggtgTCTGGG AAGTGTTCCAAAGGAAAAGTGAGGGACACGCTCAATAACCTGGTCCTCTTCGGCAAAGCAACCTACGACAAACTGCTCAAGGAAGTGCCCAACTACAAACTCATCACCCCAACTATTGTATCTGAAAGGCTAAAGGTCAGAGGCTGTCTAGCCAGGGCAGCCCTCCAGGAACTGCTGTCTATAG GTATGATCAAGCTGGTGTCCAAGCACAGAGCACAGGTGATCTACACAAGGGGCACTGAGGAGGGTGAAGGCGcagaaaaggaggaggagaaggaag gtgaggatACTGTTTAG